Proteins encoded together in one Corvus hawaiiensis isolate bCorHaw1 chromosome 15, bCorHaw1.pri.cur, whole genome shotgun sequence window:
- the RNF44 gene encoding RING finger protein 44 isoform X2: protein MRPWELAVNRRPPSAPFAQRRFSGGPCSSPDHLRRSPSARRQWGRRDRPLATLLGQDEPQVHPAFPQQPHIPVDEPRAYALPSTPPRMLHPAAHPPHQNPFMVDLHDQVHQGPVPLSYTVTTVTTQGFPIHAGQHIPGCSTQQLPACSVMFSGQHYPLCCLPPPLIQACAMQQLPVSYQTFPPIISSDHYILHPPPPPVPPHQPPHMAPLGQFVPLQAQHPRMPLQRIDNDVDLRGEQHPIAGFTYPPSHHAPTLSPSMPLHYLPHDPLHQELPFGVPYPHMMPRRLNTQRYRLQQALPPPPPPPPPPPYYPSFLPYFLSMLPVSPTAVGPTISLDLDVDDVEMENYEALLNLAERLGEAKPRGLTKADIEHLPSYRFNPESHQSEQTLCVVCFSDFEARQLLRVLPCNHEFHAKCVDKWLKANRTCPICRADASEVQREAD from the exons ATGCGACCATGGGAACTGGCAGTGAATAGGCGGCCGCCCTCTGCCCCTTTTGCCCAGCGCCGTTTCTCGGGGGGACCTTGCAGCAGCCCCGACCACCTCCGGCGAAG cccctctgccaggcGTCAGTGGGGACGACGCGACCGACCTCTGGCAACCCTGCTGGGCCAGGATGAGCCCCAGGTACACCCTGCCTTCCCCCAGCAGCCGCACATCCCTGTAGATGAGCCCCGCGCCTACGCTCTTCCCAGCACGCCGCCACGAATGCTTCACCCAGCCGCTCACCCGCCCCACCAGAACCCATTCATGGTGGATCTGCATGACCAG GTGCACCAGGGACCTGTCCCTCTCTCCTACACGGTTACCACCGTAACGACGCAAGGCTTCCCCATCCACGCTGGCCAGCACATCCCTGGgtgcagcacccagcagctcccagcatgCTCAGTGATGTTCAGTGGACAGCACTACCCgctctgctgcctcccaccCCCG CTGATTCAGGCATGTGCCATGCAACAACTTCCCGTCTCCTACCAGACATTCCCCCCCATCATCTCCAGCGACCATTACATCCTGCACCCACCCCCGCCACCAGTGCCCCCCCACCAGCCGCCCCACATGGCCCCCCTGGGGCAGTTTGTACCTCTCCAAGCCCAGCATCCACGCATG CCTCTGCAGAGGATAGACAATGACGTGGACCTGCGAGGGGAGCAGCACCCCATCGCAGGCTTCACGTACCCTCCGTCTCACCACGCTCCCACACTGTCGCCCTCCATGCCGCTGCATTACCTCCCCCACGACCCGCTGCACCAAGAACTGCCATTTGGCGTG CCATACCCCCATATGATGCCCCGGCGGCTGAACACCCAGCGGTACCGGCTGCAACAGGCGCTGCCCCCACCGCCACCCCCTCCGCCGCCTCCTCCGTACTATCCGAGCTTCCTGCCCTATTTCCT TTCTATGCTTCCTGTGTCGCCAACGGCCGTGGGGCCCACGATCAGCTTAGACCTGGACGTGGATGACGTAGAGATGGAGAATTATGAG gcactgctgaaCTTGGCCGAGCGGCTGGGGGAGGCCAAGCCACGGGGACTCACCAAAGCAGACATCGAGCACCTCCCATCCTACCGCTTCAACCCTGAGAGCCACCAGTCTGAGCAGACCCT GTGCGTCGTGTGCTTCAGCGACTTTGAGGCCCGGCAGCTTCTCCGCGTCCTGCCCTGCAACCACGAGTTCCACGCTAAGTGTGTCGACAAATGGTTAAAG GCGAACCGCACGTGCCCGATCTGCCGGGCGGACGCGTCGGAGGTGCAGCGGGAGGCGGACTGA
- the RNF44 gene encoding RING finger protein 44 isoform X1, whose protein sequence is MLHPAAHPPHQNPFMVDLHDQVHQGPVPLSYTVTTVTTQGFPIHAGQHIPGCSTQQLPACSVMFSGQHYPLCCLPPPLIQACAMQQLPVSYQTFPPIISSDHYILHPPPPPVPPHQPPHMAPLGQFVPLQAQHPRMPLQRIDNDVDLRGEQHPIAGFTYPPSHHAPTLSPSMPLHYLPHDPLHQELPFGVPYPHMMPRRLNTQRYRLQQALPPPPPPPPPPPYYPSFLPYFLSMLPVSPTAVGPTISLDLDVDDVEMENYEALLNLAERLGEAKPRGLTKADIEHLPSYRFNPESHQSEQTLCVVCFSDFEARQLLRVLPCNHEFHAKCVDKWLKANRTCPICRADASEVQREAD, encoded by the exons ATGCTTCACCCAGCCGCTCACCCGCCCCACCAGAACCCATTCATGGTGGATCTGCATGACCAG GTGCACCAGGGACCTGTCCCTCTCTCCTACACGGTTACCACCGTAACGACGCAAGGCTTCCCCATCCACGCTGGCCAGCACATCCCTGGgtgcagcacccagcagctcccagcatgCTCAGTGATGTTCAGTGGACAGCACTACCCgctctgctgcctcccaccCCCG CTGATTCAGGCATGTGCCATGCAACAACTTCCCGTCTCCTACCAGACATTCCCCCCCATCATCTCCAGCGACCATTACATCCTGCACCCACCCCCGCCACCAGTGCCCCCCCACCAGCCGCCCCACATGGCCCCCCTGGGGCAGTTTGTACCTCTCCAAGCCCAGCATCCACGCATG CCTCTGCAGAGGATAGACAATGACGTGGACCTGCGAGGGGAGCAGCACCCCATCGCAGGCTTCACGTACCCTCCGTCTCACCACGCTCCCACACTGTCGCCCTCCATGCCGCTGCATTACCTCCCCCACGACCCGCTGCACCAAGAACTGCCATTTGGCGTG CCATACCCCCATATGATGCCCCGGCGGCTGAACACCCAGCGGTACCGGCTGCAACAGGCGCTGCCCCCACCGCCACCCCCTCCGCCGCCTCCTCCGTACTATCCGAGCTTCCTGCCCTATTTCCT TTCTATGCTTCCTGTGTCGCCAACGGCCGTGGGGCCCACGATCAGCTTAGACCTGGACGTGGATGACGTAGAGATGGAGAATTATGAG gcactgctgaaCTTGGCCGAGCGGCTGGGGGAGGCCAAGCCACGGGGACTCACCAAAGCAGACATCGAGCACCTCCCATCCTACCGCTTCAACCCTGAGAGCCACCAGTCTGAGCAGACCCT GTGCGTCGTGTGCTTCAGCGACTTTGAGGCCCGGCAGCTTCTCCGCGTCCTGCCCTGCAACCACGAGTTCCACGCTAAGTGTGTCGACAAATGGTTAAAG GCGAACCGCACGTGCCCGATCTGCCGGGCGGACGCGTCGGAGGTGCAGCGGGAGGCGGACTGA
- the FAF2 gene encoding FAS-associated factor 2 isoform X2, translating to MDQCRHTLEQHNWNIEAAVQDRLNEQEGVPSVFNPPPLRPLQVNTADHRIYSYVVSRPQPRGLLGWGYYFIMLPFRFTYYTLLDIFRFALRFIRPDPRSRVTDPVGDIISFIHMFEEKYGRTHPVFYQGTYSQALNDAKRELRFLLVYLHGDDHQDTDEFCRNTLCAPEVITLINTRMLFWACSTNKPEGYRVSQALRENTYPFLAVIMLKDRRMTVVGRLEGLIQADDLINQLMFIMDANQTYLVSERLEREERNQTQVLRQQQDEAYLASLRADQEKERKKKEERERKKKKEEEVQQQKLAEERRRQTLQEEKERKSECLPPEPHPDDPESVKIVFKLPNDSRVERRFHFTQSLTVIHDFLFSLKESPEKFQIEANFPRRVLPCLPTEEWPNPPTLQEAGLSHTEVLFVQDLTDD from the exons ATGGACCAATGTCGCCACACGCTGGAGCAGCACAACTGGAACATAGAG GCAGCTGTGCAGGACCGACTGAATGAGCAAGAGGGTGTCCCAAGTGTCTTTAATCCTCCTCCACTGCGGCCGTTGCAGGTCAATACAGCTGACCACAGGATCTACAGCTACGTTGTCTCAAGGCCACAGCCAAGG GGCTTGTTAGGATGGGGTTACTACTTCATAATGCTTCCATTCCGATTTACGTATTACACGTTACTTGATATATTTAG GTTTGCTCTGCGTTTTATACGCCCTGATCCTCGTAGTCGGGTCACTGACCCAGTGGGTGACATTATTTCGTTTATTCATATGTTTGAGGAAAAATATGGGAGGACACACCCTGTCTTCTACCAGGGAACTTACAGCCAG GCACTGAATGATGCCAAGCGGGAGCTGCGCTTCCTGTTGGTTTATCTTCATGGAGATGACCACCAAGACACAGATGAGTTCTGCCG CAATACACTGTGTGCACCTGAGGTCATCACCCTCATCAACACTAGAATGCTCTTCTGGGCTTGCTCAACCAATAAACCAGAGGGATACAGAG TGTCCCAGGCTCTGCGGGAGAACACGTACCCGTTCCTGGCTGTGATCATGCTCAAGGACCGCAGGATGACCGTGGTTGGGCGGCTGGAAGGCCTCATCCAGGCTGATGACCTCATCAACCAGCTGATGTTTATCATGGATGCCAACCAGACATACCTGGTGTCCGAGCGCCTGGAAAG GGAAGAGAGGAACCAAACCCAAgtcctgaggcagcagcaggacgaGGCGTATCTGGCATCCTTGCGTGCAGACCAGGAAAAAGAGCGCAAGAAGAAGGAGGAAcgggagaggaagaagaagaaggaggaggaagtgcAGCAGCAAAAACTGGCAGAGGAGAGACGGCGGCAG AcactgcaggaggagaaggagcggAAGTCGGAATGCCTCCCTCCAGAGCCACATCCTGACGACCCGGAGAGCGTCAAGATCGTTTTCAAGCTGCCTAATGATTCCAGAGTGGAGCGGCGATTCCACTTCACACAGTCACTGACG GTGATCCACGACTTCCTGTTCTCCTTGAAAGAAAGCCCTGAGAAGTTCCAGATTGAGGCCAACTTCCCTCGCCgtgtcctgccctgcctccctACAGAGGAGTGGCCCAACCCCCCCACGCTGCAGGAGGCCGGACTCAGCCACACGGAAGTCCTCTTTGTGCAGGACCTCACGGACGATTGa
- the FAF2 gene encoding FAS-associated factor 2 isoform X1 produces MAAPEERELTAEQTEKLLQFQDLTGIESMDQCRHTLEQHNWNIEAAVQDRLNEQEGVPSVFNPPPLRPLQVNTADHRIYSYVVSRPQPRGLLGWGYYFIMLPFRFTYYTLLDIFRFALRFIRPDPRSRVTDPVGDIISFIHMFEEKYGRTHPVFYQGTYSQALNDAKRELRFLLVYLHGDDHQDTDEFCRNTLCAPEVITLINTRMLFWACSTNKPEGYRVSQALRENTYPFLAVIMLKDRRMTVVGRLEGLIQADDLINQLMFIMDANQTYLVSERLEREERNQTQVLRQQQDEAYLASLRADQEKERKKKEERERKKKKEEEVQQQKLAEERRRQTLQEEKERKSECLPPEPHPDDPESVKIVFKLPNDSRVERRFHFTQSLTVIHDFLFSLKESPEKFQIEANFPRRVLPCLPTEEWPNPPTLQEAGLSHTEVLFVQDLTDD; encoded by the exons ATGGCGGCGCCTGAGGAACGGGAGCTGACGGCGGAACAGACCgagaagctgctgcagttcCAG GACTTGACTGGCATAGAGTCCATGGACCAATGTCGCCACACGCTGGAGCAGCACAACTGGAACATAGAG GCAGCTGTGCAGGACCGACTGAATGAGCAAGAGGGTGTCCCAAGTGTCTTTAATCCTCCTCCACTGCGGCCGTTGCAGGTCAATACAGCTGACCACAGGATCTACAGCTACGTTGTCTCAAGGCCACAGCCAAGG GGCTTGTTAGGATGGGGTTACTACTTCATAATGCTTCCATTCCGATTTACGTATTACACGTTACTTGATATATTTAG GTTTGCTCTGCGTTTTATACGCCCTGATCCTCGTAGTCGGGTCACTGACCCAGTGGGTGACATTATTTCGTTTATTCATATGTTTGAGGAAAAATATGGGAGGACACACCCTGTCTTCTACCAGGGAACTTACAGCCAG GCACTGAATGATGCCAAGCGGGAGCTGCGCTTCCTGTTGGTTTATCTTCATGGAGATGACCACCAAGACACAGATGAGTTCTGCCG CAATACACTGTGTGCACCTGAGGTCATCACCCTCATCAACACTAGAATGCTCTTCTGGGCTTGCTCAACCAATAAACCAGAGGGATACAGAG TGTCCCAGGCTCTGCGGGAGAACACGTACCCGTTCCTGGCTGTGATCATGCTCAAGGACCGCAGGATGACCGTGGTTGGGCGGCTGGAAGGCCTCATCCAGGCTGATGACCTCATCAACCAGCTGATGTTTATCATGGATGCCAACCAGACATACCTGGTGTCCGAGCGCCTGGAAAG GGAAGAGAGGAACCAAACCCAAgtcctgaggcagcagcaggacgaGGCGTATCTGGCATCCTTGCGTGCAGACCAGGAAAAAGAGCGCAAGAAGAAGGAGGAAcgggagaggaagaagaagaaggaggaggaagtgcAGCAGCAAAAACTGGCAGAGGAGAGACGGCGGCAG AcactgcaggaggagaaggagcggAAGTCGGAATGCCTCCCTCCAGAGCCACATCCTGACGACCCGGAGAGCGTCAAGATCGTTTTCAAGCTGCCTAATGATTCCAGAGTGGAGCGGCGATTCCACTTCACACAGTCACTGACG GTGATCCACGACTTCCTGTTCTCCTTGAAAGAAAGCCCTGAGAAGTTCCAGATTGAGGCCAACTTCCCTCGCCgtgtcctgccctgcctccctACAGAGGAGTGGCCCAACCCCCCCACGCTGCAGGAGGCCGGACTCAGCCACACGGAAGTCCTCTTTGTGCAGGACCTCACGGACGATTGa
- the FAF2 gene encoding FAS-associated factor 2 isoform X3: protein MAAPEERELTAEQTEKLLQFQDLTGIESMDQCRHTLEQHNWNIEAAVQDRLNEQEGVPSVFNPPPLRPLQVNTADHRIYSYVVSRPQPRALNDAKRELRFLLVYLHGDDHQDTDEFCRNTLCAPEVITLINTRMLFWACSTNKPEGYRVSQALRENTYPFLAVIMLKDRRMTVVGRLEGLIQADDLINQLMFIMDANQTYLVSERLEREERNQTQVLRQQQDEAYLASLRADQEKERKKKEERERKKKKEEEVQQQKLAEERRRQTLQEEKERKSECLPPEPHPDDPESVKIVFKLPNDSRVERRFHFTQSLTVIHDFLFSLKESPEKFQIEANFPRRVLPCLPTEEWPNPPTLQEAGLSHTEVLFVQDLTDD from the exons ATGGCGGCGCCTGAGGAACGGGAGCTGACGGCGGAACAGACCgagaagctgctgcagttcCAG GACTTGACTGGCATAGAGTCCATGGACCAATGTCGCCACACGCTGGAGCAGCACAACTGGAACATAGAG GCAGCTGTGCAGGACCGACTGAATGAGCAAGAGGGTGTCCCAAGTGTCTTTAATCCTCCTCCACTGCGGCCGTTGCAGGTCAATACAGCTGACCACAGGATCTACAGCTACGTTGTCTCAAGGCCACAGCCAAGG GCACTGAATGATGCCAAGCGGGAGCTGCGCTTCCTGTTGGTTTATCTTCATGGAGATGACCACCAAGACACAGATGAGTTCTGCCG CAATACACTGTGTGCACCTGAGGTCATCACCCTCATCAACACTAGAATGCTCTTCTGGGCTTGCTCAACCAATAAACCAGAGGGATACAGAG TGTCCCAGGCTCTGCGGGAGAACACGTACCCGTTCCTGGCTGTGATCATGCTCAAGGACCGCAGGATGACCGTGGTTGGGCGGCTGGAAGGCCTCATCCAGGCTGATGACCTCATCAACCAGCTGATGTTTATCATGGATGCCAACCAGACATACCTGGTGTCCGAGCGCCTGGAAAG GGAAGAGAGGAACCAAACCCAAgtcctgaggcagcagcaggacgaGGCGTATCTGGCATCCTTGCGTGCAGACCAGGAAAAAGAGCGCAAGAAGAAGGAGGAAcgggagaggaagaagaagaaggaggaggaagtgcAGCAGCAAAAACTGGCAGAGGAGAGACGGCGGCAG AcactgcaggaggagaaggagcggAAGTCGGAATGCCTCCCTCCAGAGCCACATCCTGACGACCCGGAGAGCGTCAAGATCGTTTTCAAGCTGCCTAATGATTCCAGAGTGGAGCGGCGATTCCACTTCACACAGTCACTGACG GTGATCCACGACTTCCTGTTCTCCTTGAAAGAAAGCCCTGAGAAGTTCCAGATTGAGGCCAACTTCCCTCGCCgtgtcctgccctgcctccctACAGAGGAGTGGCCCAACCCCCCCACGCTGCAGGAGGCCGGACTCAGCCACACGGAAGTCCTCTTTGTGCAGGACCTCACGGACGATTGa